A genomic stretch from Corynebacterium terpenotabidum Y-11 includes:
- a CDS encoding DUF488 domain-containing protein, translated as MGTLSIARVYDPVTGTRFLADRLWPRGVRKDELGLAGWLKDLTPSTQLRRQFHAGTLTWEQFGDAYRAELDARDVDATLASLRSALSAGDVVLLFAGKDTGRTHAKILLDWLTPRLS; from the coding sequence ATGGGAACCCTGTCGATCGCGCGGGTCTACGACCCGGTCACCGGCACACGTTTTCTGGCGGATCGGTTGTGGCCCCGCGGCGTCCGGAAGGACGAGCTCGGCCTGGCCGGCTGGCTGAAGGACCTGACCCCCTCGACACAGCTGCGCAGGCAATTCCATGCCGGGACGTTGACCTGGGAGCAGTTCGGGGACGCCTACCGCGCCGAGCTGGACGCCCGGGACGTGGACGCCACGCTCGCATCCCTGCGCTCCGCACTGTCCGCGGGGGACGTCGTGCTGCTGTTCGCGGGGAAAGACACCGGACGCACCCACGCGAAGATCCTGCTCGACTGGCTCACGCCCCGGCTGAGCTGA
- a CDS encoding xanthine dehydrogenase small subunit — translation MTATTRTTGMTVNGVPLHDCTGSVHTNALDALRDHGLTGCKEGCAEGECGACAIMVARPDGRDGDRTRWVPVNACLIPAAALDGQEVVTAEGLGSTTDLHPVQEEMAKAGGSQCGYCTPGFICSMAAEYYRPEPDRPFDLHSLSGNLCRCTGYRPIRDAALALGTPDATDERVARLAAPAPEPAPTDVTGTDGRFRRPTCLDEALQILRDEPDATVVAGSTDHGVLVNIRGDRPGNVIAIDRLPELRGITWADDHLEIGAAQTLSEIERSVGRSVPLLGQLLPQFASRLIRNSATLGGNLGTGSPIGDTPPALLALEASVVLSSTDGDREVPLKDYFTGYRQSVRRPDELISAVRIPLPLQPMTAFHKIAKRRFDDISSVAVGYAVTVTDGVITTARIGLGGVAATPLRAYATEAALEGRPWTPETIAEAAAVLRGEGTPMSDHRASSAYRAAMLGTSLERFYSEYTGHTEAHS, via the coding sequence GTGACTGCTACAACTCGCACCACCGGCATGACCGTCAACGGGGTACCGCTCCACGACTGCACCGGTTCCGTTCACACCAACGCCCTCGACGCGCTGCGTGACCACGGGCTCACCGGCTGCAAGGAGGGCTGCGCCGAAGGAGAGTGCGGGGCCTGCGCGATCATGGTCGCCCGTCCCGACGGACGCGACGGTGACCGGACCCGCTGGGTACCGGTCAACGCCTGTCTGATCCCCGCCGCCGCCCTCGACGGCCAGGAGGTCGTCACCGCCGAGGGGCTCGGTTCAACCACCGACCTGCATCCGGTGCAGGAGGAGATGGCGAAGGCCGGCGGTTCCCAGTGCGGCTACTGCACTCCGGGGTTCATCTGCTCGATGGCCGCGGAATACTACCGCCCGGAGCCGGATCGCCCCTTCGACCTGCACTCCTTGTCCGGCAACCTGTGCCGCTGCACCGGGTACCGGCCGATCCGGGACGCCGCGCTCGCCCTCGGCACCCCGGACGCGACCGATGAGCGGGTCGCCCGGCTCGCCGCGCCCGCCCCGGAGCCGGCGCCCACCGATGTGACCGGTACCGACGGCCGGTTCCGGCGTCCGACCTGTCTCGACGAGGCACTGCAGATCCTGCGCGATGAGCCGGACGCCACCGTCGTCGCCGGGTCCACCGACCACGGTGTGCTGGTGAACATCCGCGGGGACCGCCCCGGCAATGTCATCGCGATCGACCGGTTGCCGGAACTGCGCGGCATCACCTGGGCTGACGATCACCTGGAGATCGGTGCGGCCCAGACCCTGTCGGAGATCGAACGGTCGGTGGGACGCTCCGTTCCGCTGCTGGGTCAACTCCTGCCGCAGTTCGCGTCCCGGCTAATCCGCAACAGTGCGACCCTCGGTGGCAATCTCGGCACCGGCTCTCCCATCGGTGACACCCCGCCGGCACTGCTCGCCCTGGAGGCGTCGGTGGTGCTGTCCAGCACCGACGGTGACCGGGAGGTCCCGCTCAAGGACTACTTCACCGGCTACCGGCAGTCGGTGCGGCGTCCGGACGAGCTGATTTCCGCGGTGCGGATCCCGCTGCCGTTGCAGCCGATGACCGCCTTCCACAAGATCGCGAAGCGTCGTTTCGACGATATCTCCTCGGTCGCCGTCGGCTACGCGGTGACCGTGACGGACGGGGTCATCACCACCGCCCGGATCGGGTTGGGCGGCGTGGCGGCGACTCCGCTGCGCGCCTACGCCACCGAGGCCGCCCTCGAGGGGCGCCCGTGGACGCCGGAAACTATCGCGGAGGCCGCGGCCGTGCTGCGGGGCGAAGGTACGCCAATGTCCGACCACCGGGCGAGTTCCGCCTACCGTGCGGCGATGCTGGGCACCTCGCTGGAACGGTTCTACAGTGAATACACCGGGCACACGGAGGCACACTCATGA
- a CDS encoding GlsB/YeaQ/YmgE family stress response membrane protein, giving the protein MDTSTIILAAGSAPTLSFFGWVIIGGLAGWIGSKIMGRDSEMGLILNILVGVIGGFLGGWLLTLFNVDVAGGGWIFSFLTCLLGAVIFLWIVGKLTGGRK; this is encoded by the coding sequence ATGGACACTTCAACGATTATTCTCGCCGCCGGCTCCGCTCCCACCCTCAGCTTCTTCGGCTGGGTCATTATCGGCGGTCTCGCCGGCTGGATCGGTTCGAAGATCATGGGCCGCGACTCGGAGATGGGCCTGATCCTCAACATCCTCGTCGGCGTCATCGGCGGTTTCCTCGGTGGCTGGCTGCTGACGCTCTTCAATGTGGACGTCGCCGGTGGTGGCTGGATCTTCAGCTTCCTCACCTGCCTGCTCGGCGCGGTGATTTTCCTCTGGATCGTCGGGAAGCTCACCGGCGGCCGAAAGTAG
- a CDS encoding gamma carbonic anhydrase family protein, which produces MSTSRSPRTSGPLILPFNGVAPRIHRSAYIAPDAVIVGDVLIDEDASVFYGVVVRADVGSIRIGKRTNIQDNSVVHTEAGSPTVIGDDVTVGHQALVHACTIGDGTLVGMQSALLSRSTIGSGCIIGGGAVVLEGQEIPPGTLAAGLPAKVRRELSAEEQEHLITHAAKYVDLARTQAAPEDALSLDEVHFS; this is translated from the coding sequence ATGAGCACCTCCCGGTCACCACGCACCTCCGGTCCGCTGATCCTCCCCTTCAACGGGGTCGCACCGAGGATCCACCGGTCCGCCTATATCGCCCCGGATGCCGTCATCGTCGGGGACGTCCTGATCGACGAGGATGCGTCGGTCTTCTACGGGGTGGTGGTCCGGGCCGATGTCGGGTCGATCCGCATCGGAAAGCGGACGAACATCCAGGACAATTCGGTGGTCCACACCGAAGCCGGAAGTCCGACCGTCATCGGCGACGATGTCACCGTCGGCCACCAGGCCCTCGTCCATGCCTGCACCATCGGTGACGGCACGCTGGTGGGGATGCAGTCAGCCTTGCTCAGCCGCTCGACGATCGGCTCCGGATGCATCATCGGCGGTGGCGCGGTCGTGTTGGAGGGGCAGGAGATTCCGCCGGGGACCCTGGCTGCCGGGCTACCGGCGAAGGTCCGGCGGGAGTTGTCCGCCGAGGAACAGGAGCATCTGATCACCCATGCCGCCAAATATGTGGACCTGGCCCGGACACAGGCGGCCCCGGAGGACGCGCTGAGCCTCGACGAGGTCCACTTCAGCTGA
- a CDS encoding flavodoxin family protein: MDFGHRQPHDGDMRPCLLVVHHSPTHTLRAATDTVLRAAEAAAAEINATLPAERHLEVRERDALEPDATELLGASALLFGTSANFGYISGALKHYFDSTYLQVTTDESYTARAVPFGYWIRGGYDTTGAQKAMDAITTGYGWTMASSPVCFTGDPVPHSDDLRALAENTVGAWYAALD; the protein is encoded by the coding sequence ATGGACTTCGGCCACCGTCAGCCCCATGATGGAGACATGCGTCCCTGTCTGCTCGTCGTCCACCACAGCCCCACCCACACGCTCCGCGCCGCCACGGACACGGTCCTGCGTGCCGCTGAGGCGGCCGCCGCCGAGATCAACGCCACGCTCCCCGCCGAGCGTCACTTGGAGGTCCGGGAGCGCGATGCGCTGGAGCCGGACGCCACCGAACTCCTCGGGGCGTCCGCCCTGCTCTTCGGCACCTCCGCCAACTTCGGCTACATCTCCGGTGCCCTGAAGCACTATTTCGATTCGACGTACCTGCAGGTCACCACGGATGAGAGCTACACCGCCCGCGCCGTCCCCTTCGGCTACTGGATCCGTGGCGGCTACGACACGACCGGGGCGCAGAAAGCGATGGACGCCATCACCACCGGCTACGGGTGGACGATGGCGTCCTCCCCGGTGTGCTTCACCGGGGATCCTGTCCCGCACAGCGACGACCTCCGGGCCCTCGCCGAGAACACGGTCGGAGCCTGGTACGCGGCGCTCGACTGA
- a CDS encoding NAD(P)H-dependent flavin oxidoreductase produces MVDHANVLDTRLTRLWGISLPLIGAPMAGRAGGRLAAAVSAAGGLGMIGVGAGTTPEWIAAEAETAGTAGNFGIGLMVWALDAEAAASGESEGTSAVFDAALAANPTVLSLAFGDPAPWVPAAHAAGISVVAPVNDMLEVRQALAADVDVLCVQGTDSGGHTGRLGTLPLMQEVLDFTSVQAPGVPVVVAGGIGTGRGVAAVLAAGADGAWIGTALLASPEAEGGEDLRAAVVKAGSGSTVLTGIYDRAEGQAWDIARWPTRTVRNAFVDRYEGNPAVMDEELVAARAVGGEYADEVKLHAGQSVGLVRQQAPAADVVHRLADEATRLLQRY; encoded by the coding sequence GTGGTCGACCACGCGAACGTCCTTGACACCCGGCTCACGAGGCTCTGGGGTATCTCACTTCCCCTCATCGGCGCTCCTATGGCAGGGCGGGCGGGAGGACGCCTCGCCGCCGCCGTCAGTGCTGCCGGCGGGCTCGGCATGATCGGTGTCGGCGCCGGAACCACTCCGGAATGGATCGCCGCGGAAGCCGAGACCGCTGGCACGGCCGGCAACTTCGGCATCGGGCTGATGGTCTGGGCACTGGATGCCGAGGCCGCAGCGTCCGGGGAATCCGAGGGGACCTCCGCGGTCTTCGACGCGGCCCTCGCCGCCAATCCGACCGTCCTCTCCCTCGCCTTCGGCGACCCCGCCCCCTGGGTGCCGGCGGCACACGCGGCCGGGATCAGCGTCGTCGCCCCGGTCAACGACATGCTGGAGGTCCGGCAGGCCCTCGCCGCCGATGTCGACGTGCTCTGCGTTCAGGGCACCGATTCCGGCGGGCACACCGGACGCCTCGGCACCCTGCCGCTCATGCAGGAGGTCCTCGACTTCACCTCGGTTCAGGCGCCTGGTGTTCCCGTCGTCGTCGCCGGAGGTATCGGCACCGGTCGGGGTGTCGCGGCCGTGCTCGCCGCCGGTGCGGACGGGGCGTGGATCGGGACCGCGTTGCTGGCGTCCCCCGAAGCCGAAGGGGGTGAGGACCTGCGCGCCGCCGTCGTGAAGGCCGGCAGCGGGTCGACTGTCCTCACCGGGATCTACGACCGGGCAGAGGGGCAGGCCTGGGACATTGCACGCTGGCCGACCCGCACGGTCCGCAACGCCTTCGTTGACCGGTACGAGGGGAACCCGGCCGTGATGGACGAGGAACTTGTCGCCGCCCGCGCTGTCGGCGGGGAGTACGCCGACGAGGTGAAGCTCCACGCCGGGCAGTCCGTCGGCCTGGTCCGGCAGCAGGCTCCCGCCGCCGATGTGGTGCACCGGCTGGCCGATGAGGCCACCAGGTTGCTGCAGCGGTACTGA
- a CDS encoding GlsB/YeaQ/YmgE family stress response membrane protein yields the protein METTVLALGSTPLLSFLAWIIFGLVVGLIVVLVLPEDARPPTVLLCGAGVVGALVGGWILALFGVDAVGNGLWFTVLTCLIGAVLAVGAVMKLGRQH from the coding sequence ATGGAAACAACTGTTCTCGCCCTCGGGTCCACGCCACTGCTCAGTTTTCTCGCGTGGATCATCTTCGGTCTGGTGGTCGGATTGATCGTCGTCCTCGTCCTGCCGGAGGACGCCCGCCCGCCTACTGTGCTGCTCTGCGGGGCGGGGGTGGTCGGCGCCCTGGTCGGTGGGTGGATTCTCGCGCTGTTCGGGGTGGACGCCGTGGGCAACGGTCTGTGGTTCACCGTCCTGACGTGTCTGATCGGTGCGGTACTGGCCGTGGGGGCGGTGATGAAGCTGGGGCGGCAACACTGA
- the xdhB gene encoding xanthine dehydrogenase molybdopterin binding subunit, with protein MSHLSQRPADPVVGESHAHESAAAHVTGTALYTDDLVNRYPGILHAYPVSSPHAHARILTLDPDPAYQVPGVVRVLTSADVPGVNDVGTKHDEPLFPEAPGGEAMFVGHAVCWVLGETLEAARLGAAAVQVEYEPLDAILTLTDAIAQDSFHGSRPTMLRGDAATALATAPHTLSGTFEFSGQEHFYLETQASIAYVDEAEQVFIHCSTQHPTETQDIVSHVLGCPANEVTVQSLRMGGGFGGKEMQPHGYAAIAAIGARLTGRPVRVRLSRAQDMVMTGKRHGFHTTWTVGFTDSGVLTGLDVTFTADGGWSLDLSEPVLARAMCHVDNAYWIPDIAVHGRIAKCHRTSQTAFRGFGGPQGMIVIEDILGRIAQTLGIPAREIRRRNFYSDGQTTPYGMPVRHPDRQFAAWDQVIDHASVVDREAEIELFNATHPDRRRALALTPIKFGISFNLTAFNQGGALVLVYKDGSVLVNHGGTEMGQGLHTKMMQVAATTLGVPLSTVRLAPTRTDKVPNTSATAASSGADLNGGAVKDACEQIIARLRVVAASTLGVHPDDVRFSRGVVSALGTSQTVSWEDLVATAYMRRVQLSASGFYRTEGLHWDASVMQGEPFKYFVYGVAAVEVEVSRFDGSYELRRVDIVHDVGDSLSPLIDLGQIEGGFIQGAGWMTLEDLRWDDGSHDGDRGSGRLTTAGASTYKIPSLSELPEQFHVELLDKAHEEGAVYGSKAVGEPPFMLAFAVREALRQAVAAFGTDAVVDLPCPATPEAVYWAVERVRSATPVSS; from the coding sequence ATGAGTCATCTGTCGCAGCGTCCCGCCGACCCGGTGGTCGGCGAATCCCACGCCCACGAGTCCGCCGCCGCCCATGTCACCGGTACCGCCCTGTACACCGATGACCTGGTCAACCGTTATCCCGGCATCCTGCACGCCTACCCGGTGTCCTCCCCGCACGCCCATGCCCGCATCCTCACCCTCGACCCGGACCCGGCCTACCAGGTGCCGGGTGTGGTGCGCGTACTGACGTCCGCAGACGTGCCCGGAGTGAACGACGTCGGCACGAAGCACGATGAACCACTGTTTCCGGAGGCCCCCGGTGGTGAGGCGATGTTCGTCGGCCATGCGGTGTGCTGGGTCCTCGGCGAGACCCTCGAGGCCGCCCGCCTCGGTGCCGCAGCGGTGCAGGTCGAGTACGAACCCCTGGACGCGATCCTCACCCTCACCGACGCCATCGCGCAGGACAGTTTCCACGGGTCGCGACCGACCATGCTCCGCGGGGACGCCGCCACCGCGCTGGCGACTGCCCCCCACACCCTGTCCGGCACCTTCGAGTTCTCCGGTCAGGAGCATTTCTACCTGGAGACGCAGGCGTCCATCGCCTACGTCGACGAGGCAGAACAGGTGTTCATCCACTGCTCCACCCAGCACCCGACCGAGACGCAGGATATCGTCAGCCATGTCCTCGGCTGCCCCGCGAACGAGGTGACAGTGCAGTCGCTCCGGATGGGCGGCGGCTTCGGCGGCAAGGAGATGCAGCCCCACGGGTACGCGGCCATCGCCGCGATCGGGGCGAGACTCACCGGGCGCCCGGTGCGGGTGCGGCTCTCCCGCGCCCAGGACATGGTGATGACCGGGAAGCGGCACGGCTTCCACACCACCTGGACCGTCGGTTTCACCGACTCCGGTGTGCTCACCGGCCTGGACGTCACCTTCACCGCCGACGGAGGCTGGTCTCTGGACCTGTCCGAGCCGGTCCTGGCCCGGGCAATGTGCCATGTCGACAATGCCTACTGGATTCCGGACATCGCCGTCCACGGTCGGATCGCGAAGTGCCACCGGACCTCACAGACCGCCTTCCGCGGATTCGGCGGACCGCAGGGCATGATCGTCATCGAGGACATTCTCGGACGCATCGCCCAGACCCTCGGCATCCCCGCCCGCGAGATCCGTCGCCGCAACTTCTACTCGGACGGACAGACGACGCCCTACGGCATGCCGGTGCGGCACCCCGACCGGCAGTTCGCCGCCTGGGACCAGGTCATCGACCATGCGTCCGTGGTGGACCGGGAGGCCGAGATCGAGTTGTTCAACGCCACCCACCCCGACCGGCGTCGTGCACTGGCGCTGACCCCGATCAAGTTCGGCATCTCCTTCAACCTCACCGCCTTCAACCAGGGCGGTGCGCTGGTGCTGGTCTACAAGGACGGATCGGTACTGGTCAATCACGGCGGCACCGAAATGGGACAGGGCCTGCACACGAAGATGATGCAGGTCGCAGCGACGACCCTCGGCGTCCCGCTGTCGACGGTACGACTTGCACCGACACGTACCGACAAGGTGCCGAACACCTCAGCCACCGCAGCGAGTTCCGGCGCGGACCTCAACGGCGGGGCGGTGAAGGATGCCTGCGAGCAGATCATCGCCCGCCTGCGGGTTGTCGCAGCGTCGACGCTGGGGGTGCACCCGGACGATGTGCGGTTCAGTCGGGGTGTGGTCTCCGCCCTCGGTACCAGTCAGACAGTGAGCTGGGAAGACCTCGTGGCCACCGCCTACATGCGGCGGGTGCAGCTCTCCGCCTCCGGCTTCTACCGGACGGAGGGCCTGCACTGGGACGCCTCGGTCATGCAGGGAGAACCGTTCAAGTACTTCGTCTACGGGGTGGCGGCCGTCGAGGTGGAGGTCAGTCGCTTCGACGGGTCCTATGAGCTGCGCCGGGTGGACATCGTCCACGATGTCGGGGATTCCCTGTCCCCGCTGATCGACCTCGGTCAGATCGAGGGCGGGTTCATCCAAGGTGCCGGTTGGATGACCCTGGAGGACCTGCGGTGGGACGACGGCTCCCACGATGGCGACCGTGGTTCCGGACGCTTGACGACAGCCGGTGCGTCCACCTACAAGATCCCGTCACTGTCCGAACTTCCGGAGCAGTTCCATGTGGAACTGCTGGACAAGGCCCATGAGGAAGGCGCGGTCTACGGGTCGAAGGCCGTCGGCGAACCACCGTTCATGCTGGCCTTTGCAGTGCGCGAGGCCCTGCGTCAGGCCGTGGCAGCCTTCGGTACCGACGCGGTCGTCGATCTCCCGTGCCCGGCGACACCCGAAGCGGTGTATTGGGCGGTCGAGCGCGTGAGGTCCGCCACACCGGTGTCCTCGTGA
- the xdhC gene encoding xanthine dehydrogenase accessory protein XdhC has protein sequence MSWISDAAMLRERRIPSVLVTLIARRGHAPREAGAKMLVTASSTYGSVGGGNLESVAVDRAREMLASATSTTPETLDFALNDKVPYEKGRQCCGGEVTVLLEPLPVPPAVAVFGCGHVGTELARILSRQDIDLWLCDSRPEQLTELPDAVSGAAATVHPVHAMIPEQVMDGLPAGTHVLIMTHDHAEDLHLCEAALRRNDLGSVGMIGSAAKWARFRAKLSDAGFTDAAITSIQCPVGLPGLGGSYPATIAVSVAAELLPRLTA, from the coding sequence GTGAGCTGGATCTCGGATGCCGCGATGCTCCGGGAGCGGCGCATCCCCTCCGTGCTGGTCACGCTCATCGCCCGACGCGGCCATGCACCCCGCGAGGCCGGGGCGAAGATGCTGGTGACGGCGTCATCAACCTACGGATCGGTGGGTGGCGGGAACCTGGAGTCGGTGGCGGTCGACCGGGCACGGGAAATGCTGGCGTCCGCCACATCGACCACTCCCGAGACGCTCGACTTCGCGCTCAATGACAAGGTGCCGTACGAGAAGGGCCGCCAGTGCTGCGGCGGAGAGGTGACCGTGCTGCTCGAACCCCTGCCCGTGCCCCCGGCAGTCGCAGTCTTCGGCTGCGGCCATGTGGGTACCGAACTGGCCAGGATCCTGTCGCGACAGGACATCGACCTGTGGCTGTGCGATTCCCGACCGGAACAGCTGACCGAATTGCCGGACGCCGTCAGCGGAGCCGCGGCGACGGTACACCCGGTCCACGCGATGATCCCGGAGCAGGTGATGGACGGCCTCCCCGCGGGAACACACGTCCTGATCATGACGCACGACCACGCCGAGGACCTGCACCTGTGCGAGGCCGCGTTGCGTCGGAACGACCTCGGTTCGGTCGGGATGATCGGGTCGGCGGCGAAGTGGGCCCGCTTCCGGGCGAAGCTGTCCGATGCCGGGTTCACGGACGCCGCCATCACCTCGATCCAGTGCCCAGTCGGCCTGCCCGGGCTGGGGGGCTCATATCCGGCGACGATCGCCGTCAGTGTGGCCGCCGAGCTGCTGCCGCGACTGACCGCGTAG
- the hrpB gene encoding ATP-dependent helicase HrpB: MHDLPFAAGRADLTDALASRGCAVIQAPPGTGKTTLAPQYVLDHLRDAGRTSHGHRIVVTQPRRVAARSAAARIAEVRGTTLGDEVGYTVRGDRKVSADTVIEMVTPGVLLRRLLADPDLPGVDAVVIDEIHERHLESDLVFGMVAQLRELREDLLVVAMSATLDAARFAELLGGDAGPAPLVDVPSPIHPLDIRYADAAQSMAHRDRRNRTAVEDLVTATVRSTLAETTGDVLVFVPTIRGTETVAASLTGDGVAAMALHGRLRPAEQARIVRGHGGGARRVIVATDVAESSLTVPGVRVVVDSCLSRVSRRDTTRGMSVLVTETASQASMTQRAGRAGREGPGTVYRCLTAEQYAKAPAASPPAVLTSDLTAAMLDVACWGSPRGVDLPLPDPFPSAAATVAEDALRAIGAVDASGQVTAEGRRLARIPADPRLAHGGLIASEQVDAATVAKVLAVLDGSVGSVDDLPRNLPSGSDPVVQRFRRLLDDGRDGANGTGRADRADRAGSVGGAGLRGSDAVAYTLACACPGLIAHRVTGSSGDRYLTVSGTGAVWRGGHATGAAGAAGTEWIAVADIAGASTRSTDGAGAVIRAAVPLTEALAFDAAAPLLRDGVVCTWTPGGTAGKLTARRVRTLGAVELASTPVSVKDVPVSAREQAVREGLQSSGLGVLAWSDHAAELRRRIQYLHEQGVEGYPDVADAARASQLLEFVVPELAAERRPDLAGLLRGLIPWNRPVDEAAPTSLELPVGRTVRLRYPEVGTGGPVVVATKLQDCFGLQASPEIAGRRVQFQLLSPAQRPLAVTDDLASFWAGPYAQVRSEMRGRYPKHPWPERP; this comes from the coding sequence GTGCATGACCTCCCCTTCGCCGCCGGCCGCGCTGACCTGACGGACGCCCTGGCGTCCCGCGGGTGCGCGGTCATCCAGGCCCCGCCGGGCACCGGCAAGACCACGCTGGCGCCGCAGTACGTCCTGGACCACCTGCGGGATGCCGGACGCACCAGCCACGGCCACCGCATTGTCGTCACCCAGCCCCGACGGGTCGCCGCCCGCTCCGCCGCCGCCCGCATCGCCGAGGTGCGCGGCACCACCCTGGGCGACGAGGTCGGCTACACCGTCCGCGGCGACCGGAAGGTCAGCGCGGACACCGTCATCGAGATGGTGACGCCCGGGGTGCTGCTGCGCCGACTGCTCGCTGACCCGGACCTGCCCGGGGTGGACGCGGTGGTCATCGACGAGATCCATGAGCGTCATCTCGAGTCCGACCTGGTCTTCGGCATGGTCGCCCAACTGCGGGAACTGCGGGAGGATCTGCTGGTGGTGGCGATGTCCGCCACACTCGACGCCGCCCGGTTCGCGGAGCTGCTTGGCGGGGACGCCGGCCCCGCCCCTCTCGTCGACGTCCCCTCCCCGATCCATCCGCTGGATATCCGCTACGCCGATGCCGCGCAGTCCATGGCGCACCGTGACCGGCGGAACCGGACGGCAGTGGAGGATCTGGTGACCGCCACGGTCCGGTCCACACTGGCGGAGACGACCGGTGATGTCCTGGTGTTTGTGCCCACGATCCGCGGGACCGAGACCGTGGCCGCATCCTTGACCGGGGACGGTGTCGCTGCGATGGCGTTGCACGGGCGGTTGCGTCCGGCGGAGCAGGCGCGGATCGTGCGGGGCCACGGCGGTGGCGCCCGGCGCGTCATCGTCGCCACCGATGTCGCCGAATCCTCGCTCACCGTCCCCGGGGTGCGCGTCGTCGTGGACTCCTGCCTGTCCCGGGTCTCCCGGCGCGACACGACCCGCGGCATGTCGGTGCTGGTCACCGAGACCGCCAGCCAGGCGTCGATGACGCAGCGCGCGGGTCGCGCCGGACGCGAAGGCCCCGGCACGGTGTACCGCTGCCTCACCGCCGAGCAGTACGCGAAGGCTCCGGCCGCATCCCCGCCGGCGGTGCTGACCAGCGATCTCACCGCCGCGATGCTCGACGTGGCCTGCTGGGGTTCGCCGCGTGGTGTGGACCTGCCGCTGCCCGACCCGTTCCCGTCCGCCGCCGCGACGGTCGCCGAGGACGCCCTGCGTGCCATCGGCGCGGTGGACGCGTCCGGCCAGGTCACCGCGGAAGGACGCCGCCTCGCCCGCATCCCCGCCGACCCGCGACTGGCCCACGGCGGCCTCATCGCCTCGGAACAGGTGGACGCCGCGACGGTGGCCAAGGTCCTCGCCGTGCTCGACGGGTCCGTGGGTTCGGTCGATGACCTGCCCCGGAACCTGCCGTCCGGGTCCGACCCGGTGGTGCAGCGCTTCCGTCGGTTGCTCGATGACGGGCGGGACGGCGCCAACGGCACCGGCCGCGCCGACCGTGCCGACCGTGCCGGCAGTGTCGGCGGGGCCGGTCTTCGCGGGTCCGATGCCGTGGCCTACACCCTGGCCTGCGCATGTCCCGGTCTCATCGCGCACCGGGTGACGGGATCTTCCGGGGACCGGTATCTGACGGTCTCCGGAACCGGCGCGGTGTGGCGCGGTGGTCACGCCACCGGGGCTGCCGGGGCTGCCGGTACAGAGTGGATCGCCGTGGCGGACATCGCCGGGGCGTCCACCCGGTCCACCGACGGGGCGGGTGCGGTGATCCGTGCTGCCGTCCCGCTGACCGAGGCACTGGCCTTCGACGCGGCGGCCCCGCTGCTCCGCGATGGGGTGGTGTGCACGTGGACGCCGGGTGGCACGGCCGGGAAGCTCACGGCCCGTCGGGTGCGGACCCTGGGGGCGGTGGAGCTGGCGTCCACCCCGGTGTCAGTGAAGGACGTCCCGGTGTCCGCGCGGGAACAAGCCGTGCGGGAGGGGCTGCAGAGCTCCGGCCTGGGCGTACTGGCCTGGTCGGACCATGCCGCCGAACTGCGTCGGCGGATCCAGTACCTGCATGAGCAGGGGGTGGAGGGCTATCCGGATGTGGCGGACGCCGCCCGCGCCAGTCAGTTGCTGGAGTTCGTCGTGCCGGAGCTGGCGGCCGAGCGGCGCCCCGACCTGGCGGGGCTGTTGCGTGGTCTGATCCCGTGGAACCGACCCGTTGACGAAGCTGCCCCGACCTCGCTGGAGCTGCCGGTGGGGCGGACGGTGCGGCTGCGGTACCCGGAGGTCGGGACCGGCGGGCCGGTGGTGGTGGCGACGAAGCTGCAGGACTGTTTCGGGCTGCAGGCGTCACCGGAGATCGCGGGCCGCCGGGTGCAGTTCCAGCTACTCTCTCCGGCGCAGCGCCCGTTGGCGGTCACCGATGACCTGGCGAGTTTCTGGGCGGGGCCGTACGCGCAGGTGCGTTCGGAGATGCGGGGCCGCTACCCGAAGCACCCTTGGCCGGAACGGCCGTAG